ATCCGGCCGATCGCTTGAAACGCCGGTTTGCAGAACAAGTAGCCCTGGAACAGCGTCACGCCGCAGGATAGTAAGAAATCGCGCTCGGCCTTGGTTTCTATGCCTTCCGCCAGAACTTCGATTTCCAGTTCCCGGCAAATTTGAGTCACGCCGCGGACAATGGCTTGTTTTGCTTTATTGAGGTGGATGTCCCGGATCAAGTCCATATCCAGCTTGATCAAGTCGGGCTGAAATTCGGCCAGCAGATTCAGGCCGGCGTAACCGGCGCCAAAATCGTCGATTGCGGTCTTGAAGCCGAAGCGGCGGTATTCGGTGAAGATATTGATTAAATGCGGCCGATCGGAAACGTCCTCGCCTTCGACTACTTCGAAAATGATGCGGTCTTTGGAAAAATTATATTTATGTGCCGCTTCGAAGGTCGAGCGGATGCAAGCTTCGGGTTGGTAAACCGCATTCGGCAGAAAATTGATCGACAGAAACTCTTGGATGCCCAATTTTGCAGCGCCTTCCACGGCCTTGACGCGGCAGCTTTGGTCGAAGCGGTAGCGGTTTTCGTCGGTGACTCTGGACAATACCGACGCGGCCGATTCGCCGTTGATCCCTCGCACCAAAGCCTCGTGGGCAAAGATGGTTCTGGCGAAAAAATTGACGATGGGCTGATAGGCGAAGCTGAAGTCGAAATCCAGTTCAGCGAGATCCTGGCAACGATTGCAAGCGGGCAAATTGTTTTCGGCGGCGGGGGCGTTGGCGTTTGGTGCGGGTTGGTGCGGCATGGCGGAATCTCTGAATCAAGGTCGGTCGTATTTCATCGTTGCTGTCTCTTCTACGATTAGGGGCTGTTGCCGTTTTACATGGGTAACCAAATAAAAGCGCAGGCCAAAGCGACAACGCTTTCAAAATTGCGTTTCAATTTGTCATATCGCGTCGCG
Above is a window of Methylomonas koyamae DNA encoding:
- a CDS encoding EAL domain-containing protein, which gives rise to MPHQPAPNANAPAAENNLPACNRCQDLAELDFDFSFAYQPIVNFFARTIFAHEALVRGINGESAASVLSRVTDENRYRFDQSCRVKAVEGAAKLGIQEFLSINFLPNAVYQPEACIRSTFEAAHKYNFSKDRIIFEVVEGEDVSDRPHLINIFTEYRRFGFKTAIDDFGAGYAGLNLLAEFQPDLIKLDMDLIRDIHLNKAKQAIVRGVTQICRELEIEVLAEGIETKAERDFLLSCGVTLFQGYLFCKPAFQAIGRIDPDAWT